TCCAAATGGTTAGGAGCTATCATTATCTCTTTTTTGCTTGCCCTTGTAGTCACCTTCCATTTTTTTCTCATCTTAGCCTGTATTTTCTCTTGCTTCATTAATTTAGCAACTCTTTTTCTAGAACAGGAAATGCCCTGCTTTTGAAGCTTAGCGTGAATCCTCGGGCTCCCATAAGTTCCTCGGCTACTCTTATGAGCTTTTTTAATTTCTTTGATTAACTCTTGATTCTCCACGTTTCTTTTACTAATCACTCTATTTAAAAACTCATAGTACCCACACCTGGAAACTTCTAAAATGTGAGCCATCTTCTCTATTTCAAATTCTTTAGAATGGGTCTTCATAAATTCAAATTTCAACTCTTTGGTTTGGAGAAGATGGCAACTGCTTTTTTTAGGATGTCTCTCTCCATCGTAACGTCAGCTAGTTGCTTCTTTAAACGATATAATTCTTCATTGCATGGCTTTAATATCCCAGATCCAGGGAAACTGACCTTGCTACCATTTAGTAGACAGATAGAAAACAGACAAATAAAATCAATTTAGAAGGAGATTTTATATGTCTAGACAAAATAGAAACTACGATAAAGAATTTAAGTTGAATGCAGTACGGCTCTGTACAAATATCATCGCTAAACGAGAGCTGTCTTTTCTTAATGAAGATACTATGTATTATGTTAATGATGGGTTATATGGTTCATTTAACTGTCTTATCTTTGATCACGCTGTTATTACGCCCTTAGCTTATCAGATGAAACCATCTTCTGAAAATAAATTGCAAAAAAGCAGCATTTGGGGTCCTACATGTGATGGGATGGATTGTATTCTAAAAACTTGTTATCTTCCCTCGCTTAATATGGGAGATTGGATCATTTTTGAAAATATGGGAGCATATACGATCTCTGCTGCTTCTAACTTTAATGGTTTTGAAAAGCCCATTCTAAAATTTATACTTCCTCTTTCCATGAAGAATCTCTTTAAATTTTTAAGGGAATAATAGAGGAACCGCGAAAATAAAATCAGCCCCTGCGCGTTTAATACTACTATTGAAAAAATTCTTTTTCTCTAAGTTCATCTTCTTTAGCGCACTGTATGACAAGCTTTTTTGCTTATTTCTAATACGTTAAGAAAATCTTGTAGAGGGAAAATGCATTCTTGAGAGTCTGTATTTTGTGATAGGATTTGGATTTCTATATTATCTATACCTTTTTCGCAGGGCCAACGCATGAAGATTTTGCTTGATAATTGAGAGATAAAAAATGACCTGGTCCTTTTTCATAAGGAGTATAAAATGGAAGGATTTATTCATTCTTCATCGATTATAATGCATTTTTCGATTTTACCAGACCCAAAAGAAAGGCATGCAATCAACTATCATGTCATAAAGATGATTTATTAGCTC
This is a stretch of genomic DNA from Candidatus Rhabdochlamydia sp. T3358. It encodes these proteins:
- a CDS encoding IS3 family transposase, which gives rise to MKTHSKEFEIEKMAHILEVSRCGYYEFLNRVISKRNVENQELIKEIKKAHKSSRGTYGSPRIHAKLQKQGISCSRKRVAKLMKQEKIQAKMRKKWKVTTRASKKEIMIAPNHL